A genomic segment from Microbacterium sp. SORGH_AS_0428 encodes:
- a CDS encoding DUF3515 family protein, with the protein MIRPRLGRLAAVALALLALTGCSSTVALEPAPAANDPRCADVTAYLPQNVAGQDRRWTDAQATGAWGDPAAVILTCGVTPPGPSTLVCQTVSGVDWLIDDSDAPRYRLTSFGRTPAVEIYLDNDVVSSVDVLDSLSSLVAKLPKDGECTARPGTS; encoded by the coding sequence GTGATCCGCCCCCGACTCGGCCGCCTGGCAGCCGTCGCCCTCGCGCTGCTCGCCCTCACCGGCTGCAGCAGCACGGTCGCGCTCGAACCCGCCCCGGCCGCGAACGATCCGCGCTGTGCGGATGTCACCGCTTACCTGCCGCAGAACGTGGCCGGCCAGGACCGTCGGTGGACGGACGCGCAGGCGACGGGGGCATGGGGCGACCCGGCCGCCGTGATCCTGACCTGCGGCGTGACGCCTCCGGGACCCTCGACCCTCGTGTGTCAGACGGTGTCGGGCGTGGACTGGCTGATCGACGACAGCGACGCGCCCCGATACCGCCTCACGAGCTTCGGGCGCACGCCGGCCGTGGAGATCTACCTCGACAACGACGTGGTCTCGAGCGTCGACGTGCTCGACAGTCTCTCGTCGCTGGTCGCGAAGCTTCCCAAGGACGGGGAGTGCACCGCACGCCCCGGCACCTCGTAG
- the rsmD gene encoding 16S rRNA (guanine(966)-N(2))-methyltransferase RsmD, with protein sequence MTRIIAGAAGGLRLDVPASGTRPTSDRVRESLFAALESQDLLAGARVLDLYAGSGALGLEALSRGAVHVDLVEHNPRAAAVVRRNAEVIARAAGATARAHRSTVNAFLRQGGAEYDLVFLDPPYDIADDDLAEALALLRPLLSADALVVVERAKRSTEPDWDLADLEQVRERRHGDTALWWAQPRPASQSA encoded by the coding sequence GTGACGCGCATCATCGCCGGAGCCGCCGGCGGACTCCGACTCGACGTGCCGGCCAGCGGTACCCGGCCGACGAGCGATCGCGTCCGCGAGTCCCTCTTCGCCGCCCTCGAGTCCCAGGACCTGCTCGCGGGCGCCCGCGTGCTGGACCTGTACGCGGGCTCGGGCGCGCTCGGGCTCGAGGCGCTCAGCCGCGGCGCCGTGCACGTCGATCTCGTCGAGCACAATCCGAGGGCCGCCGCCGTGGTGCGGCGCAACGCCGAGGTGATCGCGCGCGCTGCCGGCGCGACCGCACGAGCCCACCGCAGCACGGTGAACGCGTTCCTTCGTCAGGGCGGCGCCGAGTACGACCTCGTGTTCCTCGATCCGCCCTACGACATCGCCGACGACGATCTGGCCGAGGCGCTCGCGCTGCTGCGTCCGCTGCTCTCCGCCGATGCGCTCGTGGTCGTGGAGCGCGCGAAGCGCTCCACCGAGCCCGACTGGGATCTCGCAGACCTGGAACAGGTGCGCGAGCGCCGTCACGGCGACACCGCGCTGTGGTGGGCTCAGCCGCGCCCTGCGTCCCAGTCCGCGTAA
- a CDS encoding NAD(P)H-dependent glycerol-3-phosphate dehydrogenase, giving the protein MSRRATTPVTRVAVLGAGSWGTTFGKILADGGANVVMWARRPELANEIHTGKRNTKYLPGINLPRTMTATSHLAEALEGADQVYLSMPSQALRENLTGVRPLLEGSSVPVVSLMKGVEKRTGLRMSQVIEQELRCDPARIAVASGPNLALEIAQEQPTAAVISSISPETAEIVARAARNRYFRSFVNTDVIGTEFGGVLKNLIAVAIGIVDGVGYGENTKASIITRGLVEMTDFAVAQGAQPETLQGLAGLGDLIATCQSPLSRNNTAGRLLGQGYKFQDVVAQMQQTAEGLASVAPILQLAKASGVQMPIVEQVKRVLDGTMNPREIAPHLTTDDDTPQGERTQHGQAGSGGALWRSLQRAFDQFRHGGRGSGLA; this is encoded by the coding sequence TTGAGTAGGCGTGCCACGACCCCCGTGACCCGCGTCGCCGTACTCGGCGCGGGCAGCTGGGGCACCACTTTCGGCAAGATCCTCGCGGACGGTGGTGCGAACGTGGTCATGTGGGCGCGCCGGCCCGAGCTCGCGAACGAGATCCACACCGGCAAGCGCAACACGAAGTACCTGCCCGGCATCAATCTGCCCCGCACGATGACCGCGACCTCGCATCTTGCGGAGGCGCTCGAGGGTGCAGACCAGGTCTACCTGTCGATGCCGAGCCAGGCGCTGCGCGAGAACCTCACGGGGGTCCGGCCGCTCCTCGAGGGCAGCTCGGTGCCCGTCGTCTCACTCATGAAGGGCGTCGAGAAGCGCACCGGACTGCGGATGAGCCAGGTCATCGAGCAGGAACTCCGGTGCGATCCGGCGCGCATCGCGGTGGCGTCCGGCCCCAACCTCGCGCTCGAGATCGCGCAGGAGCAGCCCACCGCCGCGGTGATCTCCTCGATCAGCCCGGAGACCGCGGAGATCGTCGCCCGCGCGGCGCGCAACCGCTACTTCCGGTCCTTCGTCAACACGGATGTGATCGGCACCGAGTTCGGCGGCGTGCTGAAGAACCTGATCGCGGTCGCGATCGGCATCGTCGACGGGGTCGGCTACGGCGAGAACACGAAGGCGTCGATCATCACCCGCGGTCTGGTCGAGATGACCGACTTCGCCGTCGCCCAGGGCGCCCAGCCCGAGACCCTGCAGGGGCTCGCCGGGCTGGGTGATCTGATCGCCACGTGCCAATCGCCCCTCAGCCGGAACAACACCGCCGGCAGGCTCCTGGGGCAGGGATACAAGTTCCAGGACGTCGTGGCGCAGATGCAGCAGACGGCGGAGGGACTCGCATCCGTTGCTCCGATCCTGCAGCTGGCCAAGGCGAGCGGCGTGCAGATGCCGATCGTCGAGCAGGTCAAGCGCGTGTTGGACGGCACGATGAACCCCCGCGAGATCGCCCCCCACCTGACCACCGACGACGACACCCCGCAGGGGGAGAGGACCCAGCATGGACAAGCCGGTAGTGGTGGTGCTCTTTGGCGGTCGCTCCAGCGAGCATTCGATCAGTTCCGCCACGGCGGGCGGGGTTCTGGGCTCGCTTGA
- the leuD gene encoding 3-isopropylmalate dehydratase small subunit translates to MEKFSVHTGVAAALKRSAVDTDQIIPAVYLKRVTKTGFEDALFANWRQDPDFVLNQPVFAQSSILVAGPDFGTGSSREHAVWALRDYGFKVVLSPKFADIFRGNAGKQGLVTGVVTEADIEALWAAIDAQPGIEMTVDLTAREVVAGELRVPFEIDDYTRWRLLEGLDDIGLTLRNEDKIAAYEARRESWKPRTLPPLPAQ, encoded by the coding sequence ATGGAGAAGTTCAGCGTTCACACCGGTGTCGCAGCCGCCCTCAAGCGGTCCGCCGTCGACACGGACCAGATCATCCCCGCGGTGTACCTCAAGCGGGTGACCAAGACGGGCTTCGAGGACGCGCTGTTCGCCAACTGGCGTCAGGATCCCGATTTCGTGCTCAACCAGCCCGTCTTCGCGCAGAGCTCGATCCTCGTCGCCGGGCCCGACTTCGGCACCGGATCGAGCCGGGAGCACGCGGTATGGGCCCTGCGCGACTACGGGTTCAAGGTCGTCCTGAGCCCCAAGTTCGCCGACATCTTCCGCGGCAACGCGGGCAAGCAGGGGCTCGTGACGGGTGTCGTCACCGAGGCCGACATCGAAGCGCTCTGGGCGGCGATCGACGCACAGCCCGGCATCGAGATGACGGTCGATCTGACGGCGCGCGAGGTCGTCGCGGGCGAGCTCCGGGTCCCGTTCGAGATCGACGATTACACTAGGTGGCGGTTGCTGGAAGGTCTCGACGACATCGGGCTCACGCTCCGCAACGAAGACAAGATCGCCGCCTACGAAGCGCGACGCGAATCCTGGAAGCCGCGGACACTCCCGCCCCTTCCCGCACAGTGA
- a CDS encoding ATP-dependent DNA helicase RecG has product MSVTLDSRLDGVIGGKAATTLQRAFGMRTVGDLLTHYPRRYAKHGELTPIDSLTVDEQVTIVAQVKSVTDRRMKNRRGSILEVVITDGRGDLVLTFFNQSWRQDQLKVGRRGTFSGKVGEYRRQMQLAHPDYQLFEDENVALMNAQAYASQPIPIYPATASLSSWKIGELIAHTLDLLAPLDDPIPDDIRTREGLLSFREALERVHRPDFDDVIDQAVHTLRWQEALVLQTALLQQRQLVRALSAEPRPAGSLLERFDAALPFDRTPDQVSVGDAIAADLVGPWPMNRLVQGEVGSGKTLVALRAMLQVAQSGGQSALIAPTEVLAAQHLRSLTKMLGPALAPELMPTLLTGQMGAAERRKAALRVAAGQALIIVGTHALLSDKTTFADLALVVVDEQHRFGVEQRETLRAKGTSPHALVLTATPIPRTVAMTVFGDLDVSTIRTMPAGRAGIESFVAPVGEKPAWFERVWMRAAEEVEKGYQVFVVCPAIDVEPETAIAEAGQDPSTTIDDLPDDAGGARPRWGVVQVVGLLAEHPRFADKRIALLHGKLPSDEKDAVMRAFAAGDIDVLVATTVVEVGVDVPNASTMIILDADRFGVSQLHQLRGRVGRGSVPGLCLLVTDAPARTSARTRVEAVAATLDGFELAEVDLQLRGEGNVLGAAQSGARSSLRMLRVVTDADLIARARSDGEVILADDPALLRHPGLAGAIERRLDSDERAALGKN; this is encoded by the coding sequence ATGTCCGTCACCCTCGATTCCCGTCTCGACGGCGTGATCGGGGGCAAGGCCGCGACGACCCTGCAGCGGGCGTTCGGGATGCGGACGGTGGGCGATCTGCTCACGCACTACCCGCGTCGGTATGCGAAGCACGGCGAGCTCACGCCCATCGACTCATTGACGGTCGACGAGCAGGTCACGATCGTCGCCCAGGTCAAGAGCGTCACCGACCGGAGGATGAAGAACCGACGAGGTTCGATCCTCGAGGTCGTCATCACCGACGGCCGCGGCGACCTCGTGCTCACTTTCTTCAACCAGTCGTGGCGGCAGGACCAGCTCAAGGTCGGCCGGCGGGGCACCTTCTCGGGCAAGGTCGGCGAGTACCGCCGTCAGATGCAACTTGCGCACCCGGACTACCAGCTCTTCGAAGACGAGAACGTGGCGCTGATGAACGCGCAGGCATACGCCTCGCAGCCCATCCCGATCTATCCCGCGACCGCATCCCTGTCGAGCTGGAAGATCGGGGAGCTGATCGCCCACACGCTCGATCTGCTGGCTCCTCTCGATGATCCGATCCCCGACGACATCCGCACCCGCGAGGGGCTCTTGAGCTTCCGCGAGGCGCTGGAACGCGTGCATCGGCCGGACTTCGACGACGTCATCGACCAAGCGGTACACACCCTGCGCTGGCAGGAGGCGCTCGTGCTGCAGACCGCTCTGCTGCAGCAGCGCCAGCTCGTGCGCGCGCTGTCGGCCGAGCCCCGGCCGGCGGGGTCGCTGCTGGAGCGCTTCGACGCTGCGCTGCCCTTCGATCGCACGCCGGACCAGGTGTCGGTCGGCGACGCGATCGCCGCCGATCTCGTCGGCCCCTGGCCCATGAACCGCCTCGTGCAGGGCGAGGTCGGCTCGGGCAAGACTCTCGTGGCGCTGCGCGCCATGCTGCAGGTCGCTCAGAGCGGCGGGCAGTCCGCGCTGATCGCCCCGACGGAGGTGCTCGCCGCGCAGCATCTGCGTTCGCTCACCAAGATGCTCGGTCCGGCCCTCGCCCCCGAACTCATGCCGACGCTGCTCACGGGGCAGATGGGCGCTGCCGAACGCCGCAAGGCGGCCCTGCGGGTCGCTGCCGGGCAGGCGCTCATCATCGTCGGCACGCACGCGCTGCTCAGCGACAAGACGACCTTCGCCGACCTCGCACTGGTCGTGGTCGACGAGCAGCACCGCTTCGGCGTCGAGCAGCGCGAGACGCTCCGTGCGAAGGGCACGAGCCCGCACGCGCTCGTGCTGACGGCCACACCGATCCCGCGCACCGTGGCGATGACCGTGTTCGGCGACCTCGACGTCTCCACCATCCGCACGATGCCCGCCGGACGTGCCGGCATCGAATCCTTCGTCGCGCCCGTGGGAGAGAAGCCGGCCTGGTTTGAACGTGTCTGGATGCGGGCCGCGGAAGAGGTCGAGAAGGGCTACCAGGTCTTCGTGGTGTGCCCGGCGATCGACGTCGAACCAGAGACCGCGATCGCCGAAGCCGGGCAGGATCCTTCGACGACGATCGACGACCTCCCCGACGACGCCGGCGGAGCCCGTCCGCGGTGGGGAGTCGTTCAGGTCGTCGGGCTCCTCGCCGAGCATCCCCGCTTCGCCGACAAGCGCATCGCCTTGCTGCACGGCAAGCTCCCCTCCGACGAGAAGGACGCGGTCATGCGCGCCTTCGCCGCGGGCGACATCGACGTGCTGGTCGCGACCACCGTCGTCGAGGTCGGTGTCGACGTGCCCAATGCCTCGACGATGATCATCCTCGACGCCGACCGTTTCGGCGTGTCTCAGCTGCACCAGCTGCGCGGCCGGGTCGGACGAGGGTCCGTGCCGGGGCTCTGTCTCCTCGTCACGGACGCGCCTGCGCGCACCTCTGCGCGCACCCGCGTCGAGGCGGTCGCGGCGACGCTCGACGGTTTCGAGCTCGCCGAGGTGGATCTCCAGCTGCGTGGCGAGGGCAACGTGCTCGGCGCAGCGCAGTCCGGAGCGCGCTCGTCGCTGCGGATGCTGCGCGTCGTCACGGACGCCGATCTCATCGCGCGGGCGCGCAGTGACGGCGAGGTGATCCTGGCCGACGACCCGGCGCTGCTGCGGCATCCCGGACTCGCGGGTGCGATCGAGCGCCGGCTGGATTCGGACGAACGCGCGGCGCTGGGAAAGAACTGA
- the coaD gene encoding pantetheine-phosphate adenylyltransferase, with protein sequence MSNRIAVVPGSFDPPTLGHLDVIRRAAGLYDEVHVLVVHNPGKEAMLPIAQRVSLLEQSIREDGFPAEHVTVASWSVGLLVDYATEVGAGVLVKGIRSQVDVAYETPMAIVNRHLAGVETVFLLPDPSHALVSSSLVRQVASLGGDVSPYVPPVVSRFLDTGGRGI encoded by the coding sequence GTGAGCAACCGGATCGCCGTCGTCCCCGGCTCCTTCGACCCGCCCACCCTCGGTCATCTCGACGTCATCCGTCGCGCCGCGGGCCTGTACGACGAGGTGCACGTGCTCGTCGTGCATAACCCCGGCAAGGAGGCGATGCTCCCCATCGCGCAGCGTGTCTCCCTGCTGGAGCAGTCGATCCGCGAGGACGGCTTCCCGGCGGAGCACGTCACGGTGGCGTCGTGGAGCGTGGGCCTGCTGGTGGACTACGCGACCGAGGTCGGTGCCGGTGTGCTCGTGAAGGGCATCCGCTCGCAGGTGGACGTCGCCTACGAGACGCCGATGGCGATCGTGAACCGGCATCTGGCCGGGGTCGAGACCGTGTTCCTGCTGCCCGACCCCTCGCATGCTCTCGTGTCGAGCTCGCTCGTGCGACAGGTCGCCTCTCTCGGCGGCGACGTCTCGCCGTATGTGCCGCCGGTCGTCTCGCGCTTCCTCGACACGGGCGGCCGCGGCATCTGA
- a CDS encoding D-alanine--D-alanine ligase family protein — translation MDKPVVVVLFGGRSSEHSISSATAGGVLGSLDRERYRVIPVGLTREGAFVLEDDDPDKFALVADRLPAVADNGTRIIWPEAAGDRQLRVREADGTLRELGAVDAVLPILHGSHGEDGTIQGFFDTLELAYAGGGVIDSALCMDKHFMKVALHADGIPVSPGVTVRRADWNEDTDAVRPRLAHLELPWFVKPARAGSSVGVSKVHSADELDAALRIAFDEDDKVLVEQGIVGREVEVGVLEGRDGVVRASLPGEIVLSSREFYDFEGKYLGGDGVDVVCPADMTEAEIEAVRAMALRAFAAVDGRGLARVDFFLTADGPIVNELNTMPGFTPISMFPKCWIASGLSYSELLSELIETALTRR, via the coding sequence ATGGACAAGCCGGTAGTGGTGGTGCTCTTTGGCGGTCGCTCCAGCGAGCATTCGATCAGTTCCGCCACGGCGGGCGGGGTTCTGGGCTCGCTTGACCGCGAGCGCTACCGGGTGATCCCGGTCGGCCTCACCCGCGAGGGCGCGTTCGTTCTCGAAGACGACGATCCGGACAAGTTCGCCCTCGTCGCCGATCGCCTGCCTGCCGTGGCCGACAACGGCACGCGCATCATCTGGCCCGAGGCTGCGGGCGACAGGCAGCTGCGCGTCCGCGAGGCGGACGGCACCCTACGCGAGCTGGGCGCGGTGGATGCGGTCCTGCCGATCCTGCACGGCTCGCACGGCGAAGACGGCACCATTCAGGGCTTCTTCGACACTCTCGAGCTCGCTTACGCCGGCGGCGGTGTGATCGACTCCGCGCTGTGCATGGACAAGCACTTCATGAAGGTCGCGCTGCACGCGGACGGCATCCCGGTCTCGCCCGGCGTGACGGTGCGCCGTGCCGATTGGAATGAGGACACGGATGCGGTGCGTCCTCGTCTCGCGCACCTGGAACTTCCCTGGTTCGTCAAGCCGGCGCGGGCGGGCTCGAGCGTAGGCGTGTCGAAGGTGCACTCCGCCGATGAGCTCGACGCGGCCCTGCGGATCGCGTTCGACGAAGACGACAAGGTGCTCGTCGAGCAGGGCATCGTCGGACGCGAGGTCGAGGTGGGCGTGCTCGAGGGCCGCGACGGCGTCGTGCGCGCCTCGCTCCCCGGTGAGATCGTGTTGAGCTCGCGCGAGTTCTACGACTTCGAGGGCAAGTACCTCGGCGGCGACGGTGTGGATGTGGTGTGCCCCGCAGACATGACCGAGGCGGAGATCGAGGCGGTCCGCGCCATGGCGCTGCGCGCTTTCGCCGCCGTCGACGGGCGCGGTCTCGCGCGCGTCGACTTCTTCCTGACCGCCGACGGCCCGATCGTCAACGAGCTGAACACGATGCCGGGCTTCACGCCGATCTCGATGTTTCCGAAGTGCTGGATCGCGTCCGGCCTCAGCTACTCGGAGCTGCTGTCGGAGCTCATCGAGACGGCGCTCACGCGGCGCTGA
- a CDS encoding lysophospholipid acyltransferase family protein produces the protein MASETHRRRRASTEKTRPSVFWLLGGIVVPFVGLIAKIEIEGEENLPEEGPFVLAPNHHSEIDPLLVAVAVWRMGRAPRFMAKESLFRVPVLGWALRATGMIPVARASSAAAAKQSLDTARHLAERRAGVIVYPEGTLTRDPDLWPMRGKTGAARLALAGDIPLIPMAQWGAQQIMPRYGKFRLWPLRKRVRVLVGPSIALEEYRDRAAHPVAQAELTTRVMDEIAGLLSVLRGEPAPATRWEPGAHGQSETGRLE, from the coding sequence ATGGCGTCGGAGACGCACCGTCGGCGGCGCGCCTCGACGGAGAAGACACGGCCGAGCGTCTTCTGGCTGCTCGGTGGGATCGTCGTGCCGTTCGTCGGCCTGATCGCCAAGATCGAGATCGAGGGCGAGGAGAACCTGCCCGAAGAGGGGCCGTTCGTGCTGGCCCCTAACCACCACAGCGAGATCGACCCGCTTCTGGTCGCCGTGGCCGTGTGGCGCATGGGCCGCGCCCCGCGATTCATGGCGAAGGAGAGCCTGTTCCGGGTTCCCGTGCTCGGTTGGGCGCTGCGCGCGACCGGCATGATCCCGGTGGCGCGAGCCTCGAGCGCCGCGGCCGCGAAGCAGTCGCTCGACACGGCGCGTCACCTCGCGGAGCGCCGCGCCGGCGTCATCGTCTACCCCGAAGGGACCCTGACGCGCGACCCGGATCTGTGGCCCATGCGCGGAAAGACGGGAGCGGCGCGCTTGGCGCTGGCCGGCGACATCCCCCTCATCCCGATGGCCCAGTGGGGCGCGCAGCAGATCATGCCGCGCTACGGCAAGTTCCGGTTGTGGCCGCTGCGCAAGCGCGTGCGTGTTCTGGTGGGGCCGTCGATCGCTCTGGAGGAGTACCGCGACCGCGCGGCGCACCCCGTGGCGCAGGCGGAGCTCACGACGCGCGTGATGGACGAGATCGCAGGGCTGCTGTCGGTCCTCCGGGGCGAGCCCGCTCCCGCGACGCGCTGGGAGCCCGGCGCCCACGGTCAGAGTGAGACGGGCCGTCTTGAGTAG
- the murA gene encoding UDP-N-acetylglucosamine 1-carboxyvinyltransferase, which translates to MTLLGQTTESSSPLAEEAEILEIRGGRPLRGTVEVKGAKNLVTKAMVAALLGESPSLLRDVPMISDVAVVRSLLEVHGVRVAEGDEPGSLVLDPRDVESAHMEEIDAHAGASRIPILFCGPLLHRLGQAFIPDLGGCRIGDRPIDFHLDALRKFGAIVEKLPSGIRLSAPRGLHGANIHLPYPSVGATEQVLLTAVRAQGVTELRNAAIEPEIMDLIALLQKMGAIISYEPNRVILIEGVPKLNGYDHRSIFDRNEAASWASAAIATDGEIFVAGARQQEMLTFLNVLRKIGAHFEVREDGILFARGDALRPVTVETDVHPGFMTDWQQPLIVALTQATGRSVVHETVYENRFGFTQALVKMGADITVYPHGLQEGPRRVPRRSLEQAAVITGPTPLHGADITVPDLRGGYSHVIAALAAEGTSTVRNIGIIRRGYADFLAKLTALGADFDVIG; encoded by the coding sequence ATGACACTTCTCGGGCAGACCACCGAATCCTCCAGCCCGCTCGCGGAGGAGGCGGAGATCCTCGAGATCCGCGGCGGACGGCCTCTGCGGGGCACCGTCGAGGTCAAGGGCGCGAAGAACCTCGTCACCAAGGCCATGGTCGCCGCACTTCTCGGCGAGAGCCCGAGCCTGCTGCGAGACGTGCCGATGATCAGCGACGTCGCCGTGGTGCGGTCGCTGCTCGAGGTGCACGGCGTGCGCGTGGCGGAGGGCGACGAGCCCGGCTCGCTCGTGCTCGACCCGCGTGACGTCGAGAGCGCCCACATGGAGGAGATCGACGCGCACGCGGGTGCGTCGCGCATCCCGATCCTCTTCTGCGGACCGCTCCTGCACCGGCTCGGTCAGGCATTCATCCCCGACCTCGGCGGATGCCGTATCGGCGACCGTCCGATCGACTTCCACCTCGACGCGCTCCGCAAGTTCGGCGCGATCGTCGAGAAGCTCCCCAGCGGCATCCGGCTGTCCGCCCCGCGGGGTCTGCACGGCGCCAACATCCACCTGCCCTACCCGAGCGTCGGGGCCACGGAGCAGGTGCTGTTGACCGCTGTGCGCGCACAGGGCGTCACGGAGCTGCGAAACGCTGCGATCGAACCCGAGATCATGGATCTCATCGCGCTGCTGCAGAAGATGGGCGCGATCATCTCCTACGAGCCCAACCGCGTGATCCTCATCGAGGGCGTCCCGAAGCTCAACGGCTACGACCACCGTTCGATCTTCGACCGCAACGAGGCCGCCAGCTGGGCGAGCGCCGCCATCGCGACGGACGGCGAGATCTTCGTCGCCGGCGCGCGCCAGCAGGAGATGCTGACCTTCCTCAACGTGCTCCGCAAGATCGGAGCGCACTTCGAGGTCCGTGAGGACGGCATCCTGTTCGCCCGCGGCGACGCGCTTAGGCCCGTCACCGTCGAGACCGACGTGCACCCGGGCTTCATGACCGACTGGCAGCAGCCGCTCATCGTGGCACTGACGCAGGCCACCGGACGCTCCGTCGTGCACGAGACGGTGTACGAGAATCGCTTCGGCTTCACCCAGGCCCTGGTCAAGATGGGTGCCGACATCACGGTCTACCCCCACGGTCTGCAGGAGGGGCCGCGCCGTGTGCCGCGCCGTTCGCTGGAGCAGGCTGCGGTCATCACCGGACCCACCCCGCTGCACGGTGCCGACATCACGGTGCCGGACCTGCGCGGCGGGTACAGCCACGTCATCGCGGCGCTGGCCGCGGAAGGCACCTCGACGGTGCGCAACATCGGGATCATCCGCCGCGGATATGCGGACTTCCTCGCGAAGCTGACCGCGCTCGGCGCCGACTTCGACGTCATCGGCTGA
- a CDS encoding DUF177 domain-containing protein: MREVSFDVPAPEKWGEGLVSVAQGEEVHIDARLESVHEGILVTGDVEAEYTGVCGRCLIDIAAPVEVEFQELFAYPGSEASDFEVQDDHVDLENLVRDGVVLSLPFQPVCRPDCPGLDPETGERLADHPAQAPREALDPRWAALADLVAEPAAETGDAGQSTQTS; this comes from the coding sequence ATGCGCGAGGTGTCTTTCGACGTGCCCGCGCCCGAGAAGTGGGGCGAGGGACTCGTCTCTGTCGCACAGGGCGAAGAGGTGCACATCGACGCTCGCCTGGAGTCCGTCCACGAGGGCATCCTCGTCACCGGCGACGTCGAGGCGGAGTACACGGGCGTCTGCGGACGATGCCTCATCGACATCGCCGCGCCTGTCGAAGTCGAGTTCCAGGAGCTTTTCGCGTATCCTGGGTCGGAAGCGTCCGACTTCGAAGTTCAAGACGACCACGTGGATCTTGAAAATCTGGTCAGGGATGGCGTCGTCCTGTCGCTTCCGTTCCAGCCGGTGTGCCGGCCGGATTGCCCAGGTCTCGACCCCGAGACCGGTGAGCGTCTGGCAGACCACCCCGCGCAGGCACCGCGCGAAGCCCTCGATCCTCGCTGGGCAGCGCTTGCGGACCTGGTAGCGGAACCGGCCGCGGAGACCGGCGACGCAGGACAAAGCACACAGACCTCGTAG
- the thiL gene encoding thiamine-phosphate kinase has product MDERTETTVAELSEREILRRILARVGTSSAVVGPGDDAAVLAPAGQIVATVDTLVHGPDFRLAWTDGFDLGWKAAAVNLADVAAMGARPTALLVALAMPEDTTIGFVEAVADGLRAACDELAPGCAVEGGDLTVSDTLTVAVTALGELGGPAVLRSGAREGDTVAIAGELGGAARGLRLLFTRFRDADARPVPVELQTLTEAEREDIAAQLRPHPPIALGPRAAAGGARAMMDVSDGLVLDATRLADASGVTIALETATLGADAENALSGGEDHALLAAFPAHLDLPDGFRRVGTVHARGEHPVTVDGASPADRGGWDPYADWDAGRG; this is encoded by the coding sequence GTGGACGAGCGCACCGAGACGACCGTGGCAGAGCTCAGCGAGCGGGAGATCCTGCGCCGCATCCTGGCACGCGTCGGGACGAGCTCCGCCGTCGTCGGTCCGGGCGACGACGCGGCGGTTCTGGCGCCTGCCGGACAGATCGTGGCGACCGTGGACACCCTCGTTCACGGCCCGGATTTCCGTCTCGCGTGGACCGATGGGTTCGACCTCGGCTGGAAGGCCGCCGCCGTGAACCTCGCGGACGTGGCCGCCATGGGTGCGCGTCCCACCGCATTGCTCGTCGCGCTGGCGATGCCGGAGGACACGACGATCGGGTTCGTCGAGGCCGTGGCGGACGGCCTGCGGGCGGCGTGCGACGAGCTCGCCCCGGGGTGCGCCGTGGAGGGCGGCGACCTGACGGTCTCCGATACGCTCACCGTCGCCGTCACCGCGTTGGGGGAGCTCGGCGGTCCCGCGGTGCTCCGCTCCGGCGCGCGGGAAGGCGACACGGTCGCGATCGCGGGGGAGCTGGGCGGTGCAGCACGCGGGCTGCGACTCCTGTTCACGCGGTTCCGCGACGCCGACGCGCGCCCCGTGCCGGTGGAATTGCAGACGCTCACGGAGGCGGAGCGCGAGGACATCGCGGCGCAGTTGCGCCCGCATCCGCCCATCGCCCTCGGGCCGCGGGCGGCAGCGGGAGGTGCGCGCGCCATGATGGACGTGTCCGACGGTCTCGTGCTGGACGCGACGCGCCTGGCGGACGCCTCGGGCGTCACGATCGCGCTCGAGACGGCGACTCTCGGCGCGGATGCGGAGAACGCCCTCAGCGGCGGAGAGGATCACGCCCTCCTGGCCGCCTTCCCCGCGCACCTCGATCTTCCCGACGGCTTCCGCCGGGTCGGCACGGTGCACGCACGCGGCGAGCATCCGGTCACGGTGGACGGCGCGAGTCCCGCCGATCGTGGCGGATGGGATCCTTACGCGGACTGGGACGCAGGGCGCGGCTGA
- the rpmF gene encoding 50S ribosomal protein L32, translating into MAGNPPKRKVSRSNTRSRRAQWKAEAPALVKTIENGKVVYSRPHQAKVVTDSQGTELFLEYKGRKVADI; encoded by the coding sequence ATGGCAGGTAACCCCCCGAAGCGCAAGGTTTCGCGCTCCAACACCCGTTCGCGCCGCGCGCAGTGGAAGGCCGAGGCTCCCGCCCTCGTCAAGACCATCGAGAACGGCAAGGTCGTCTACAGCCGTCCGCACCAGGCGAAGGTCGTCACCGACTCGCAGGGCACCGAGCTGTTCCTCGAGTACAAGGGCCGCAAGGTCGCTGACATCTGA